TAGTGGATGAATTTCTCTCTGTTGGGGATTTATCTTTTCAAGCCAAGTGTTTAAATCGCATTGCCGAAATGAAAGATCGAGGTTGCGCGATCGTACTAGTTTCCCATGATGTGGGGCAAGTGGAACGGCTCTGCGATCGCGCTTTATGGCTCAAAAACGGTACTGTTCTGGCTTACGGTGACCCCGCATTGGTTGCTGGACAATACACAGCGCAAATGAGATCTCAAACCGAGCAACTGACTCCTGATTGTCCTGAAACCCCAACGGCAATCGAAGGTAAACTAAAGCTCAAGGAAAATCGTTTTGGTTCTCTAGAAGTAGAAATCGAAACCGTACAACTCCTTCCCCAAGCAACAATCCACTCAGGTGAACCCCTTTGTGTTGAAATTCGCTACCAAAACCAAAAGGCAGTTTCTGCTGCGATTTTCGGCGTTTCCGTTACGCAGTCGGACAATCAAAAACTTTTGGAGATTAACACCGCTCATCAGGAGGCTTTTGCCATTCCACTGCAAGAACAAGGAATTCTGCGTTTACAAATTGATCGGCTAGATCTAGCATCAGGAGAATATTTTATTGATGTCGGGATTTATGAAAAAAATTGGAGTTATGCCTACGATTTCCATTGGCACATCTATTCGCTTCTAGTAAAATCAACACTTTCCTCTCAAGGTGTTCTCAATCCTCCAATGCACTGGGAAGTGGCATCAGAAAATCTTTCTACTCAATCAGCAATTACTTAACCAAAAAAATTGAGATTCTATTAGTTTCGTTCTTACCGTCAACAACGATCTTTCGACTTACATTCAGCAAGTGCGAAACTGGATGCAGGAAACGATTAACGAAAAGCAGTGATCCCGATTTAATGGCAATTGCCACTCAAGATAACCACACGGCGATTTTT
The DNA window shown above is from Cyanobacteria bacterium GSL.Bin1 and carries:
- a CDS encoding ATP-binding cassette domain-containing protein — encoded protein: MQEAIIVENLGKWFSRYHSQKPVTLMEAVLSGLQRMKPVEQFWALKEVSFTVASGEMLGVIGHNGAGKSTLLHLLGGVVHPTEGRIRVQGRIGALLDLGAGMHGDLTGRENIFVMGIAAGLTRKAVTKRLEAIMEFAELEAFIDNPVRTYSTGMMMRLAFSVAVHTEPEVLLVDEFLSVGDLSFQAKCLNRIAEMKDRGCAIVLVSHDVGQVERLCDRALWLKNGTVLAYGDPALVAGQYTAQMRSQTEQLTPDCPETPTAIEGKLKLKENRFGSLEVEIETVQLLPQATIHSGEPLCVEIRYQNQKAVSAAIFGVSVTQSDNQKLLEINTAHQEAFAIPLQEQGILRLQIDRLDLASGEYFIDVGIYEKNWSYAYDFHWHIYSLLVKSTLSSQGVLNPPMHWEVASENLSTQSAIT